Proteins co-encoded in one Candidatus Thiodictyon syntrophicum genomic window:
- a CDS encoding HAD-IA family hydrolase, with the protein MSFSLIVFDWDGTLMDSQARIVDCLQAAFLEVGQPRPSREAAADIIGLGLDEAMARLWPAADAAQRQRVAHHYRRHFLVDNTTPAALFPGALETLERLGAAGYLLAVATGKSRRGLDLSLAETGLAGHFQATRCADESFSKPHPQMLLEIMDELGVAPACTLMIGDTEYDLQMAANAGAGALAVCYGVHAPERLRALRPLACLNSLAAIPDWLRQTDGAAVA; encoded by the coding sequence ATGAGCTTTTCACTCATCGTCTTCGACTGGGACGGCACCCTGATGGACTCGCAGGCACGCATCGTCGACTGCCTCCAGGCCGCCTTCCTCGAGGTCGGCCAACCCAGGCCCAGCCGGGAGGCCGCCGCCGACATCATTGGTCTCGGGCTGGACGAGGCCATGGCGCGCCTGTGGCCCGCCGCCGATGCGGCGCAGCGACAGCGGGTCGCCCACCACTACCGGCGGCACTTCCTGGTGGACAATACCACCCCCGCGGCGCTCTTTCCGGGCGCACTGGAGACCCTGGAGCGGCTGGGCGCCGCGGGCTATCTGCTCGCGGTGGCCACCGGCAAGAGCCGCCGGGGGCTCGACCTGTCCCTGGCCGAGACCGGGCTTGCCGGGCATTTTCAGGCCACCCGCTGTGCCGACGAGAGCTTTTCCAAGCCGCACCCCCAAATGTTGCTGGAGATCATGGACGAGTTGGGCGTCGCGCCCGCCTGCACCCTGATGATCGGCGACACCGAATACGACCTGCAGATGGCCGCGAATGCCGGCGCCGGCGCCCTGGCCGTCTGTTACGGGGTCCACGCACCCGAGCGGCTGCGCGCCCTGCGCCCCCTGGCCTGTTTGAACTCGCTCGCCGCCATCCCGGACTGGCTGCGGCAGACGGACGGGGCTGCGGTTGCTTGA
- the ccmA gene encoding cytochrome c biogenesis heme-transporting ATPase CcmA — MLQVAKLECRRGDRLLFCALDFQIEAGTLLHVRGRNGSGKTTLLRTLCGLFTQDAGEVYWKGESIRTLAEDFRRDLLYLGHLNGIKGDLTGVENLRLAATLDGDRVGRDALWAALGRLGLAGFEDLPTRMLSQGQKKRVALARLILSRAPLWILDEPFTALDLDAVDLLQGLIAGHVAAGGLAVLTTHQAVPLTSGQGRHLDLGA; from the coding sequence ATGCTCCAGGTGGCGAAGCTCGAATGTCGGCGCGGCGACCGTTTGCTGTTCTGCGCACTGGACTTTCAGATCGAGGCCGGAACCCTGCTGCATGTGCGCGGGCGCAACGGCAGCGGCAAGACGACCCTGCTGCGGACCCTCTGCGGGCTCTTTACCCAGGACGCCGGCGAGGTGTACTGGAAGGGCGAATCGATCCGGACCCTGGCGGAGGATTTCCGGAGGGATCTCTTGTATCTGGGCCATCTGAACGGCATCAAAGGGGACCTGACCGGAGTGGAGAATCTGCGCCTGGCGGCAACGCTCGACGGCGACCGGGTGGGCCGCGACGCGCTCTGGGCGGCACTGGGGCGGCTGGGGCTTGCCGGCTTCGAGGACCTGCCGACACGGATGCTGTCGCAGGGACAGAAAAAGCGGGTGGCCCTGGCGCGGCTGATCCTGAGCCGGGCGCCGCTGTGGATCCTGGACGAGCCCTTTACCGCGCTGGACCTGGACGCGGTGGACCTGCTCCAGGGCCTGATCGCCGGTCATGTGGCGGCGGGCGGACTCGCGGTGCTTACCACCCACCAGGCGGTGCCCCTGACCTCGGGTCAGGGGCGTCACCTGGATCTGGGCGCCTGA
- a CDS encoding S49 family peptidase → MNWKFWQRRTEPMPAPGDPDWERALINRVALEYLGDQRRGRRWGNIFKLLILLYLVGILAVALSRSAWEGLKAGQDHTALVQVKGVISADSEASADRVISALRDAFEAPRVKGVILRINSPGGSPVQSGYINDEVRRLKEKYKKDKGHDLPVYAVAVDICASGAYYVAVAADKIYADKASLVGSIGVRIDAFGFVDAMKDLGVERRLLASGANKGILDPFSPLPEAQRQFIQTVLDQLHQQFITAVKTGRGDRLKGGDELFSGLFWNGDQALTLGLVDGLGSASSVAREVIGAETLVNYTKKKDLFESFADRLGASVANGFLQVFTMLGGGTPR, encoded by the coding sequence ATGAACTGGAAATTCTGGCAGCGTCGCACCGAGCCCATGCCCGCCCCCGGCGACCCGGACTGGGAACGCGCCCTGATCAACCGCGTGGCCCTGGAATACCTGGGGGACCAGCGTCGCGGCCGGCGCTGGGGGAACATCTTCAAGCTCCTGATCCTGCTCTATCTCGTCGGCATCCTGGCGGTGGCCCTGTCGCGCAGCGCCTGGGAGGGGCTCAAGGCCGGCCAGGACCATACCGCGCTGGTCCAGGTGAAGGGGGTCATCTCAGCCGACAGCGAGGCGAGCGCCGACCGGGTGATCTCGGCCCTGCGCGACGCCTTCGAGGCACCGCGCGTCAAGGGCGTCATCCTGCGTATCAACAGCCCCGGCGGCAGCCCGGTCCAATCCGGCTATATCAATGACGAGGTCCGCCGGCTCAAGGAGAAATACAAAAAGGACAAGGGCCATGACCTGCCCGTCTATGCCGTGGCCGTGGATATCTGCGCCTCCGGCGCCTATTACGTCGCGGTCGCCGCCGACAAGATCTACGCCGACAAGGCGAGCCTGGTCGGCTCCATCGGCGTGCGTATCGACGCCTTCGGTTTCGTTGATGCCATGAAGGACTTAGGCGTCGAACGGCGCCTGCTGGCGTCCGGCGCCAACAAGGGCATCCTCGACCCCTTCTCACCGCTCCCCGAGGCCCAGCGCCAATTCATCCAAACGGTACTCGACCAACTGCACCAGCAATTCATCACCGCGGTCAAGACCGGCCGCGGCGACCGCCTCAAGGGCGGCGACGAACTCTTCAGTGGCCTCTTCTGGAACGGTGACCAGGCGCTCACCCTGGGCCTGGTGGACGGCTTGGGCAGTGCAAGCTCAGTCGCCCGCGAAGTGATCGGCGCCGAGACCCTGGTCAACTATACGAAGAAGAAGGACCTGTTCGAGAGCTTCGCCGACCGCTTGGGCGCCAGCGTCGCCAACGGCTTCCTCCAGGTCTTTACGATGCTCGGCGGCGGCACCCCGCGCTGA
- a CDS encoding RluA family pseudouridine synthase, with protein sequence MVCVDPESAGQRIDNFLLRHLKGVPRSHLYRVLRRGEVRVNKGRIQADYRLKTGDLVRIPPLRTPTPEAPVRAPDSQLDRLAAAILFEDERLLVIDKPSGLAVHGGSGLSYGLIESLRQLRPGAELELVHRLDRDTSGCLAISKRRSTLRELHRLIRAGAMDKRYLALILGDLSDAEVTVDAPLTKNLDQGGERVVKVDRVAGKEARTQFRRLRRLPLAGVDGAAGWATLVEARLITGRTHQIRVHAAHLGTPLAGDPKYGDFEANRRLKALGLGRLFLHASALGVRAEYMDAPLRVESPLPAELEQVLARLAAGDPGAESGGGGPG encoded by the coding sequence GTGGTCTGCGTCGACCCGGAGTCGGCGGGTCAGCGCATCGACAACTTCCTGCTGCGACACTTGAAGGGCGTCCCGCGCAGCCACCTCTACCGGGTTCTGCGCCGCGGCGAGGTCCGTGTCAACAAGGGCCGGATACAAGCCGACTACCGGCTCAAGACCGGCGACCTGGTGCGGATTCCGCCCCTGCGCACCCCCACGCCCGAGGCCCCGGTGCGGGCCCCGGACAGCCAATTGGACCGCCTCGCCGCGGCCATCCTGTTCGAGGACGAGCGCCTGCTGGTGATCGACAAGCCCTCCGGGCTCGCCGTGCACGGCGGCAGCGGCCTGTCCTATGGGCTGATCGAGTCACTGCGGCAACTGCGCCCCGGGGCCGAACTGGAACTGGTGCACCGGCTGGACCGCGACACCTCCGGGTGTCTGGCGATCAGCAAGCGCCGCAGCACGTTGCGCGAACTGCACCGGCTGATCCGCGCCGGCGCCATGGACAAGCGCTATCTGGCCCTGATCCTGGGCGACCTGTCGGACGCGGAGGTCACGGTGGACGCCCCCCTGACCAAGAACCTCGACCAGGGCGGCGAGCGGGTGGTCAAGGTGGACCGCGTCGCCGGCAAGGAGGCGCGGACGCAATTTCGCCGCCTGCGCCGATTGCCGCTGGCCGGGGTCGACGGTGCTGCGGGGTGGGCGACCCTGGTCGAGGCGCGCCTGATCACCGGGCGCACCCACCAGATCCGCGTCCATGCCGCCCACCTGGGGACCCCGCTCGCGGGGGACCCCAAATACGGCGACTTCGAGGCCAATCGGCGCCTCAAGGCCCTGGGGCTCGGCCGGCTGTTCCTGCACGCCAGCGCGCTTGGCGTGCGCGCCGAGTACATGGACGCGCCGCTGCGGGTGGAGTCGCCGCTGCCGGCCGAGTTGGAACAGGTCTTGGCGCGCCTGGCGGCGGGCGACCCCGGTGCGGAGTCGGGCGGGGGCGGGCCGGGATGA
- a CDS encoding MarR family transcriptional regulator produces MNAVTIGIASRDETNARFLRAMAGEPQGAWSTFASVADLWRTLTPKRWGLLLALAGAGPVSVREAARRVGRDVKAVHTDVQILLNAGLLEKTPAGAIDFPFVNFR; encoded by the coding sequence ATGAACGCGGTCACCATTGGCATCGCCAGCCGCGACGAGACCAACGCCCGCTTTCTGCGGGCGATGGCCGGCGAGCCGCAAGGCGCCTGGAGCACCTTCGCCAGCGTCGCCGATTTGTGGCGGACCCTGACACCGAAACGCTGGGGGCTCCTGCTGGCACTGGCCGGCGCTGGACCGGTCAGTGTGCGCGAGGCCGCGCGCCGGGTCGGACGTGATGTGAAAGCGGTCCATACCGATGTGCAGATATTGCTAAACGCCGGGCTGCTGGAAAAGACCCCCGCTGGTGCGATTGACTTTCCCTTCGTGAACTTCCGTTAA
- a CDS encoding Rne/Rng family ribonuclease, producing MKRMLINATQPEELRVATVDGQILYNLDIESPGREQKKANIYKGTITRVEPSLEAAFVDYGADRHGFLPLKEISRIYFEPDTAKPGTRINIKEVVREGREVVVQIDKEERGSKGAALTTFVSLAGRYLVLMPNNPRAGGVSRRIEGQDRSELRDVMSQLAIPDDMGLIVRTAGVGKNTEELQWDLDYLLQLWRAIESSAAGRRAPFLIYQESDVIIRSIRDYLRVDIGEIVIDDRAVYDRAEAFMRQVMPGNLKKLRIYQDEVPLFTRYQIESQIETAFQREVRLPSGGSIVIDHGEALTAIDINSSRATKGADIEETALNTNLEAADEIARQLRLRDLGGLFVIDFIDMTPPKNQRAVEDRLRDALKHDRARVQVARISRFGLLEMSRQRLRPSLGDSTTSECPRCHGQGKIRGVESLALSILRIIEEEAMKDSSERIIAHLPVSVATFLLNEKRRAILELEARQEVQVLLLPNKHIETPDYQIERQRSQDLTKQPDERPSYELAVLPQSVGGTHARASESTRSEEPTVKAITPTSPMPTREPAPEPERPDNAWTARAPEREPARYADPQDPQTQDRPAAENLLKRIWTGLFAPRVEPIAQPPIRPIDTEERANRTERPPQGGQRRPDQGQRPRGEEGRREGRRDEGRDQRPGAAAPAQGRGEPERPRTGGRGAERQGVRPGERQTERPTERGAERPGDKPADRTTGRTPDRIAERPEDQAADRGAERNSGREAQRAQPRPDGARPETGEQPRERREGEPRSRRGGRGRGRRDEPGVGDEARAAGGQREAAPEPGREPNREPTGATPREARSPGQAPRGHQTRERTPAGPPAADQDAARERPWTDQARHTAAGESAPDAVNPGAQPPVETLVAVSALALTEVADQSAPGDQALRTPALDAAPVAPTPATAPVGDDTVGAFEAPAAPPHWDRDAATAERSAHQHAATTAPDPWARTAIPTAPEEDHWDDDDYDTYPVYPTAAATDAVPAGAAGPHLTADQGAELEGDEDESDTDPGDGDDPAEGTDAAVQDPAGRPRPRRRRGGRNRRRPGAEAARAAATDDATDETTPASAESADEPRNDLGPRPGAPDAAPQGPVVPPQSALTPPAPGGESQRAPDGDQPGEFVAVTQPALGAVAATDAGAPSSASDMDAGQAPAPVAETTPEAVPPPVAAAPAEPTPVAEMPADQAPPLTPTPAAAPADHAPALTPVAEAPAELTPPPVAEAPAEPAPPPTPVAEAPAEPAPPPPPVTAAPAPLADVPAEPAPVAATTAEQLSPPAPAADAPAEQAPTPARDEHAAL from the coding sequence ATGAAAAGAATGCTGATCAACGCGACTCAGCCGGAAGAGTTGCGCGTGGCGACCGTCGATGGTCAAATCCTCTATAACCTCGATATCGAATCCCCCGGCCGCGAACAGAAAAAGGCCAACATTTACAAAGGCACCATTACCCGTGTCGAGCCGAGCCTGGAGGCCGCCTTCGTCGACTACGGCGCCGACCGCCACGGCTTCCTGCCGCTGAAAGAAATCTCCCGCATCTATTTCGAGCCCGACACCGCCAAGCCCGGAACCCGCATCAATATCAAGGAGGTGGTGCGCGAGGGCCGCGAGGTGGTGGTGCAGATCGACAAGGAGGAGCGCGGCAGCAAGGGCGCGGCGCTCACCACCTTCGTCTCGCTCGCCGGCCGCTATCTGGTACTGATGCCCAACAACCCGCGCGCCGGCGGGGTGTCGCGCCGCATTGAGGGCCAGGACCGCAGCGAACTGCGCGATGTCATGAGCCAGCTCGCCATCCCCGACGACATGGGGCTCATCGTGCGCACCGCCGGTGTGGGCAAGAACACCGAAGAACTCCAGTGGGATCTGGACTACCTGCTCCAGCTCTGGCGCGCGATCGAGTCGTCCGCTGCCGGGCGCCGCGCGCCCTTCCTGATCTATCAGGAGAGCGACGTCATCATCCGCTCCATCCGTGACTACCTGCGGGTGGACATCGGCGAGATCGTGATCGACGACCGGGCCGTCTATGACCGGGCCGAGGCCTTCATGCGCCAGGTGATGCCGGGCAACCTGAAGAAGCTGCGGATCTACCAGGACGAGGTGCCGCTCTTCACCCGCTACCAGATCGAGAGCCAGATCGAGACCGCCTTCCAGCGCGAGGTGCGCCTGCCCTCCGGCGGCTCCATCGTCATCGATCACGGCGAGGCCCTGACCGCCATCGACATCAACTCCTCGCGCGCCACCAAGGGCGCGGATATCGAAGAGACGGCGCTCAACACCAACCTGGAGGCCGCCGACGAGATCGCCCGCCAGTTGCGCCTGCGCGACTTGGGCGGGCTCTTCGTCATCGACTTCATCGATATGACCCCGCCCAAGAACCAGCGCGCGGTGGAAGACCGGCTGCGCGATGCCTTGAAGCACGACCGCGCCCGCGTCCAGGTGGCACGCATCTCCCGCTTCGGGCTGCTGGAAATGTCGCGCCAGCGCCTGCGGCCGTCGCTGGGTGACTCCACCACCAGCGAGTGCCCGCGCTGCCATGGGCAGGGCAAGATCCGCGGCGTCGAGTCGCTCGCGCTGTCCATCCTGCGCATCATCGAAGAGGAGGCGATGAAGGACAGCTCGGAGCGCATCATCGCCCACCTGCCGGTCAGCGTGGCCACCTTCCTGCTCAACGAAAAGCGCCGCGCCATCCTGGAGCTCGAGGCGCGTCAGGAGGTCCAGGTCCTGTTGCTGCCCAACAAGCACATCGAGACCCCGGACTATCAGATCGAGCGCCAGCGCAGCCAGGACCTGACCAAGCAACCCGACGAGCGGCCCAGCTACGAGCTGGCCGTCCTGCCCCAGTCGGTCGGCGGCACCCACGCGCGGGCGAGCGAGTCGACCCGCAGCGAAGAGCCGACGGTCAAGGCCATCACCCCGACCTCCCCCATGCCCACGCGGGAACCGGCGCCCGAGCCGGAGCGGCCCGATAACGCCTGGACCGCCCGCGCCCCCGAGCGCGAGCCCGCGCGCTATGCCGATCCCCAGGACCCCCAGACCCAGGATCGACCGGCCGCGGAAAACCTGCTCAAGCGCATCTGGACCGGGCTCTTCGCCCCCCGCGTAGAACCCATCGCGCAGCCGCCCATTCGTCCGATCGACACCGAGGAGCGGGCCAACCGGACCGAGCGCCCGCCGCAGGGCGGCCAGCGCCGGCCCGACCAGGGTCAGCGCCCGCGCGGCGAAGAGGGCCGACGCGAGGGGCGGCGTGACGAAGGTCGTGACCAGCGCCCGGGGGCGGCGGCACCCGCCCAGGGTCGCGGCGAGCCGGAGCGCCCGCGTACCGGCGGTCGCGGGGCCGAGCGCCAAGGCGTGCGGCCGGGCGAGCGGCAGACTGAGCGGCCCACCGAGCGCGGAGCCGAGCGCCCGGGTGACAAGCCCGCCGATCGGACCACGGGTCGGACCCCGGATCGGATCGCGGAACGGCCCGAAGACCAAGCGGCCGACCGGGGCGCCGAGCGCAACAGCGGCCGCGAGGCCCAGCGCGCCCAGCCGCGGCCGGACGGCGCGCGGCCCGAGACCGGGGAGCAACCGCGTGAGCGCCGTGAGGGCGAGCCGCGCAGCCGCCGCGGCGGTCGCGGTCGCGGGCGGCGTGACGAGCCGGGGGTCGGCGATGAGGCCCGCGCCGCCGGTGGTCAGCGGGAAGCTGCCCCTGAGCCTGGTCGGGAGCCCAACCGGGAGCCGACCGGCGCAACCCCACGGGAGGCCCGGTCCCCCGGCCAGGCGCCGCGGGGGCACCAGACCCGCGAGCGCACCCCGGCGGGTCCGCCCGCAGCCGACCAGGACGCGGCGCGGGAGCGGCCCTGGACCGACCAGGCACGCCACACCGCCGCGGGCGAATCCGCCCCGGACGCGGTGAACCCTGGCGCACAGCCCCCGGTCGAGACCCTGGTCGCGGTCAGTGCGCTCGCCTTGACCGAGGTCGCCGACCAGTCCGCGCCCGGCGACCAGGCACTGCGGACGCCGGCCCTGGACGCGGCACCCGTCGCCCCGACCCCGGCCACCGCCCCGGTCGGCGACGACACAGTCGGCGCCTTCGAGGCCCCCGCCGCGCCCCCGCACTGGGACCGGGACGCGGCCACGGCCGAGCGCTCCGCACACCAGCACGCCGCCACCACGGCCCCCGACCCCTGGGCCCGGACCGCCATCCCCACCGCCCCGGAGGAGGACCACTGGGACGACGACGACTACGACACCTACCCGGTCTATCCCACGGCGGCGGCCACTGACGCGGTCCCGGCCGGTGCGGCCGGGCCGCACCTCACCGCCGACCAGGGCGCGGAGTTGGAGGGCGACGAGGACGAGTCCGACACCGACCCGGGCGATGGGGACGACCCCGCCGAGGGCACCGACGCGGCCGTCCAGGACCCGGCCGGCCGCCCCCGGCCCCGGCGTCGCCGCGGCGGCCGCAATCGGCGGCGTCCCGGCGCCGAGGCCGCCCGCGCCGCGGCGACCGACGATGCCACTGACGAGACGACGCCGGCCAGCGCCGAGAGCGCCGACGAACCGCGGAACGACCTCGGCCCACGACCAGGTGCCCCGGACGCGGCACCCCAAGGCCCGGTCGTGCCGCCGCAGAGCGCTTTGACCCCGCCCGCACCAGGCGGCGAGTCCCAGCGCGCGCCGGATGGCGACCAGCCCGGCGAATTCGTCGCTGTAACCCAGCCGGCCTTGGGCGCGGTCGCGGCCACGGACGCAGGGGCCCCGTCATCGGCCAGCGACATGGATGCCGGACAAGCCCCGGCGCCGGTCGCCGAAACGACGCCCGAGGCAGTGCCGCCCCCAGTCGCCGCAGCGCCGGCCGAGCCTACACCGGTCGCCGAAATGCCGGCCGATCAGGCGCCGCCCCTGACCCCGACCCCGGCCGCGGCCCCGGCCGACCATGCGCCAGCCCTGACCCCGGTCGCCGAAGCGCCTGCGGAATTGACACCGCCCCCGGTCGCCGAAGCACCGGCCGAGCCCGCACCGCCACCGACCCCGGTCGCCGAAGCACCGGCCGAGCCCGCGCCACCCCCGCCCCCGGTCACCGCCGCGCCGGCCCCGCTCGCCGACGTACCCGCCGAGCCGGCGCCCGTCGCCGCCACGACCGCGGAGCAACTGTCGCCCCCGGCACCCGCCGCTGACGCACCTGCCGAGCAAGCACCGACTCCGGCCCGCGACGAGCACGCCGCCCTCTGA